A region of the Cyanobium usitatum str. Tous genome:
TCTTCCGGCTGCTCGCGGCGCTGCACCAAATCAGCGACCCCATCGTGGACTAGCACCGCCGCTGGCCGAGGGATGCGGTTGTAGTTGGAGCTCATCGAGGCGTTGTAAGCGCCGGTGGCAAAAACCACCAACACATCGCCGCTACCAGCGGGCGGCAGGGCCAAATCCTTGAGCAGCACGTCGCCAGATTCGCAGTGCTTACCAGCCACGGTGACGGTTTCGCTGGCCTCGGCCGTGGGGCGATCAGCCAACACCGCCGTGTATTGGGACTGGTAGGTGATCGGCCGGGGATTGTCGCTCATGCCGCCGTCCACCGAGAGGTAGGTGCGGAGGCCGGGGATGTCCTTGCGGCTGCCCAGCTCGTAGAGGGTGACCCCGGCGCTGGCCACCAGGGAACGCCCCGGTTCACAGAGCAGGCGGGGCAGCTCCAGCCCCCGCTCCTGACAGGCCGCCACCACCGCCTCAGCCACGCTGCGCACCCACTCACTGATGCTCGGCGGATCGTCGCTGGTGGTGTATCGAATACCCAGGCCACCGCCCACGTTGAGATCAACCACCGGGTGCCCCAGGGAGCGGGCCAAGGCCAGGGCATCGGCCATCACGCCAGCCAGGTCGCGGTGGGGCTGGAGCTCGAAAATCTGGGAGCCGATATGGGCGTGCAGCCCGGTGAGCTGGGCCCAAGAGCAGGTCGCCAGGTGCTGCAGCACCGCCTCGAGCTGGTCGGGATCAAAGCCAAACTTGCTATCGAGGTGGCCGGTGCGGATGTACTCATGGGTGTGGCACTCAATGCCCGGCGTAAAACGCAGCATCAGCTGCACGGGTCGCCGCAAGTCAGGGGCTAGGGCAGCCAGCAGCTCAAGATCGCGCCAGTTGTCAGCCACCACCGTGACGCCCTGCTCGGCTGCCAGGGCCAGCTCTTCGCGGCTCTTGTTGTTGCCGTGCAGAACGATGCGCTCAGCCGGCATGCCGCCCTGCAGGGCGGTGAGCAGCTCGCCAGCAGAAACCGCATCAAGGCCCAGGCCTTCCGATGCCACCAGGGCAGTTATGGCCAAGGAGCTATTGGCCTTGGAGGCGTAGATGGCTAGGGACGGCCCTGGGTAGTGCTGGGCGAGGGCTTCCCGATAGGCCCGGCAGGTGCCCCGCAGGGTGGCTTCATCGAGCACAAATAAAGGTGTGCCGTAATCGCGGGCCAGGTTGCTCAGCAGGCAGCCACCCACCACTAGGCGCCCCTCCCTGTCGAGGGCAGTGGTGAGGGGGGTGAGATTGCGATTAGGACTATGGGGATCCCTATCGCTTTCAAAGGGATTCAGCAGCGCAGCGGGCTCATGGGGGGTCAGCATGGCTTTGGCTGCGCGGGTCAAGTGAGCATGAATGTAAGGACCTCCCTGGCGGCGCTGCACCAGGCGGCCCTGGCACCTGAGCACCTGGAGGCCTGCTTAGGCCTCGACCAGGCCAGCCTCGGCGGCCTATGGAACCGCGCCCAGTGGCAGAGCGAGCTGGCGGAGCAGCGGCGCCCGGGGGTGGGGCTTTGGCAAGGGCAGCAGCTGCTGGCCATGGCTAGCGGTTGGCTGGTGGTGGATGAACTGCACATCACCGTGGTGGCGGTGGATCCACAGCAGCGGCGCCGGGGCTTGGGCCAGCAGGTGCTGAAGGCCCTGGTGCTGGAAGCAAGGCAGCAGGGGGCCCTGCACGCCACCCTGGAAGTTGCGCCGGCGAACACTGCGGCAGTGGCCCTATACCGCCGCTTGGGCTTCCGTGATGCGGGTGTGCGTCGCGGTTACTACCGCAATGGTGAAGACGCCCTGATCCAATGGCTTCGGTTATCTGAGCTCAATGATGCGTAGCGATGGTGTGGATAACCGGCTTTTCTTATTGCTAATGACCGGCAATTCAGTGATTTGCGTTGTTGCCTTCGAACGCCTTAGAGCCAGCTACCGCAGGGGATCTGCCTTTGATGCGGCGTAAACCACACCACACCTGTTAACCCTGGTAGCTTGGATGCACTTGTACCAGGCCTAGGCCAATGTTCGAGCGGTTTACCGAGAAAGCCATCAAGGTGATCATGCTGGCCCAAGAGGAGGCCCGCCGCCTTGGCCACAACTTTGTGGGCACCGAACAGATCTTGCTTGGCCTGATCGGTGAGGGCACTGGCGTTGCCGCCAAGGTGCTCAAATCGATGGGGGTGAACCTCAAAGATGCCCGCGTTGAGGTTGAAAAAATCATCGGCAGAGGTTCCGGCTTCGTTGCCGTGGAGATCCCCTTCACCCCTCGCGCCAAGCGAGTTTTGGAACTCTCCCTAGAAGAAGCTCGCCAGCTTGGTCACAACTACATCGGCACCGAGCACCTGCTGCTTGGCTTGATCCGCGAGGGCGAGGGTGTAGCTGCTCGGGTCCTGGAAAACCTTGGCGTTGATCTGGCCAAGGTGCGCACCCAGGTGATCCGCATGCTGGGCGAAACAGCCGAGGTAGCCGCCGGTGGCGGCAGCGGCAAGGGTTCCACCAAAACCCCCACCCTCGACGAGTTCGGCAGCAACCTCACCCAGCAGGCCGCCGATGGCAAGCTCGATCCGGTGGTGGGCCGTCAGAACGAGATTGAGCGGGTAATTCAAATACTGGGTCGTCGCACTAAGAATAATCCGGTGCTAATTGGCGAGCCTGGTGTAGGCAAAACAGCCATCGCCGAAGGCTTGGCTCAGCGAATCAATTCTGGTGATATTCCAGACATCCTCGAAGACAAACGAGTCCTCACCTTGGACATTGGCCTGCTGGTGGCAGGCACCAAATACCGAGGTGAATTTGAGGAGCGCCTCAAAAAAATCATGGAGGAGATCCGCAGCGCCGGCAATGTAATCCTCGTGATCGATGAGGTGCATACCTTGATTGGCGCAGGTGCGGCAGAAGGTGCTATCGATGCCGCCAACATTCTCAAGCCTGCCCTAGCCCGGGGCGAACTTCAGTGCATTGGTGCCACCACCCTTGATGAGTACCGCAAACACATCGAGCGCGACGCGGCCCTAGAGCGCCGCTTCCAGCCGGTGATGGTGGGCGAGCCTTCCGTTATCGATACGATCGAAATTCTGCGGGGCCTGAAGGATCGCTATGAAGCTCACCACCGCCTCATAATCGCCGATGAGGCCCTGATTGCGGCAGCCACCCTGGGCGACCGCTATATCTCTGATCGCTTCCTGCCAGATAAGGCCATCGACCTGGTAGATGAAGCCGGCAGCCGGGTGCGGCTGATGAATTCCAAGTTGCCTCCTGCCGCTAAGGAAGTCGATAAGCAGCTGCGCGCTGTCCAAAAAGACAAGGAGCAGGCCGTACGCGAGCAAGATTTCACCAAGGCCGGTGAGTTGCGCGATAAGGAAGTAGAGCTGCGCGAGCAGATTCGCTCAATCCTGCAGACCCGTAAGGATGAGGAGCCAGGAGCCGAGAGCGTGGCCGCTGGTGCACCCGTAGCAGTGTTTGAGGGCGCCGCCGATGGCGATCGCACCCCCATGGTCACTGAGGAGGACATCGCCCACATCGTTGCCTCCTGGACCGGCGTGCCTGTGCAGAAGCTCACCGAAACCGAGACAGCCAAGCTGCTGAACATGGAGGAGACCCTCCACCAGCGCTTGATTGGCCAAGACGAAGCCGTTAAGGCCGTGTCCCGTGCCATCCGCCGGGCCAGGGTGGGGCTGAAAAATCCCAACCGTCCGATTGCCAGCTTTATCTTCTCCGGCCCCACCGGCGTTGGTAAAACTGAGCTCACCAAGTCACTTGCGGCTTACTTCTTCGGCAGCGAAGAAGCCATGATCCGGCTTGACATGTCGGAATTCATGGAGCGCCACACGGTCAGCAAGCTGATCGGCTCGCCTCCCGGCTATGTGGGCTTCAATGAAGGTGGCCAGCTCACCGAGGCTGTACGCCGCCGCCCCTACACCGTGGTGCTATTCGACGAGATCGAAAAAGCACACCCCGATGTGTTCAACCTGCTGCTGCAACTGCTCGAAGACGGTCGCCTGACCGATTCCAAGGGCCGCACGGTGGACTTCAAGAACACCCTCATAATCATGACCTCGAACATTGGTTCGAAGGTGATTGAAAAGGGCGGCGGCGGCCTCGGCTTCGAGTTCGGCGGTGGTGACGCGGATGAGACCAACTACAACCGCATTCGCTCGCTAGTTAACGAGGAGCTGAAGCAATACTTCCGCCCCGAATTCCTCAACCGCCTCGACGAAATCATTGTCTTCCGTCAGCTCAACCGCGACGAGGTCAAGGATATTGCCGAGATCATGCTCAAAGAGGTGTTCGGCCGGATGCTGGAGAAGGGCATTGCCCTATCCGTTACGGAAGCCTTTAAGGAACGGCTGGTGGAAGAGGGCTACAACCCCTCCTACGGCGCCCGTCCCCTACGCCGAGCCGTGATGCGGCTGCTTGAAGATTCGCTGGCTGAGGAATTCCTCACCGGACGGATCGGCGATGGCGACTCCGCCCTGGTGGATGTCAATGAGGACAAGCAGGTAGTGATCCGCAAGCAGGCAGCCCTGCCGGCCGAGCCGGAATTGGCTGCAGCTGGGGTTTGAGGGGATCGGGTCTAGCCCGTACCATCAATTGGGGATGAAAGCAGCAGCGGGATGAGCAACTCCCTGAGCCAACACGCCATCGCACCTGCAGAGGTGTTGAGGGGCCCTGGAGCTTGGCTCCAGGGCATCCCGCGGCTAGCGGCCCTGGGCCAGCGCCCCCTAGTGCTAGGTCGCAGCGCCGTAACAGCCCAGCTGAGGCAGCAACTAGTTGCCGACCTACACCAGGCTGGGCTGCAGCCCCACTGGGCCGAGTTGCAGTACGACTGCTGCGAAGAAGACCTGCAACAGGTCGCTGCGATTTGTCAAAAGCAAGGCTGCGATGCAGTTGTGGCCATTGGTGGCGGCAAGGTGCTCGATGCCGGCAAGCTGCTGGCCCACCGGCTGAGCCTGCCTTGCATCACCGTGCCCACCAGTGCGGCCACCTGCGCGGGCTGGACTGCCCTGGCAAACATCTATTCAGCTGAAGGTGCCTTTCTGGGCGATGTGGCCCTGGCCCGCTGCCCAGATCTGCTCATCTTTGACCACGACCTGGTCCGCCAAGCCCCAGCCCGCACCTTGGCAAGCGGCATCGCCGACGCCATGGCCAAGTGGTACGAGTCGTCGGTGAGCAGTGGCGCCAGCGGCGATGGCCTGGTGCAGCAAGCGGTTCAGATGGCCCGGGTGCTGCGCGACCAACTCATGCTGGAAGCCGAATTTGCCCTCCAGGATCCCCACGGCCCCGCCTGGGAGCGGGTGGCTGAAGCCTGCGGGCTCAGCGCTGGCTTGATCGGCGGAATTGGGGGAGCCCGCTGCCGCACCGTGGCCGCCCATGCCGTTCACAACGGCCTCACCCAACTGGAGGCCAGCCATGGCCGCCTACATGGCGAGAAGGTGGGCTTCGGGATCCTGGTGCAGCTGCGGCTGGAGGAGGTGCTCGGCGGCAACCAGCTTGCCGGCCAATCCCGGCGCCAGCTGCTGCCCCTGTTCCGCAAGCTCGGCCTGCCGGTGAGCCTGGAGGAGCTGGGCCTGGCTGAGGCAGGCCTGCACCAGCTGCAGCAAGCCTGCGCCTTTGCCTGCCGCGATGATTCCGATCTGCACCACCTGCCCTTTGCCGTAGGGCCCAACGACCTACTGGCCGCCCTGGTGAGCACCTGCAGCAGCGAGCGCCAGCCCGCGTGAACAGCGAGCCCACAGCCCAGCAAGCCCTGGTGGCGGCAGCGGCCAGCAGCCTGCTCGATCCCCAGGGCAGGGCCCTGGCAGCCCAGGTGCAGTGGTGGCCCCTGCCTGAACTGGGCGAGGAGGGTCCCTGGCCTGTGGCCGTGCTGGGCGAGGGGCCACCCGCTTTGCTGCTGCATGGCTTTGATAGTTCCTTCCTGGAATTCCGGCGTCTGGCCCCCCTGCTGGCCAGCGGCGTGCAGCTATTCATTCCCGACCTTTACGGCTTTGGCTTCTGCCCAAGGCCCACCGGCGGCGATTACAGCCCCAGCGGCGTGCTGCGCCACCTGGAGGTTTTGGCGCGGGAAATTGGCGGCCGCAATCCCGCCCCCCTCGGCCTGATCGGTGCCTCGATGGGTGGCTCGGTGGCGGTGGAGCTGGCCCGGCGCCTGCCCGAGCAGGTGAATCGGCTACTGCTGCTGGCTCCAGCCGGCCTAACTGGCCGTCCCATGCCCCTGCCGCCCCTCCTCGACGGCCTGGGCGTGCGCTTTCTGGCCCTGCCAGGGGTGCGCCGGGGCCTTTGCCGCACCGCCTTCGCCGATCCAGACGCCGCCGTGGGAGCTGCCGAACTGGAGATCGCCTCGCTGCACCTGCAAAGCCCTGGCTGGGCTGATGCCCTGCGGCGCTTTGCCCGCTCCGGTGGCTTCGCCGGCGGCGGCTCCCCCCTGCCCCACCAACCAATCACGGTGCTGTGGGGCGCCAATGACCGCATCCTGCGGGCACCCCAGAAGCGGGCGGCCCTGGCCCTGCTAGGAGAGCGGGTGCTTGAGCTGGATGCCTGCGGCCACCTACCGCACCTCGACCAGACCGCCACCGTCGCCGCCACCTGGCTCGACGCCCCTTCCCATCGATGAGCAGCAGCGACGACAAAGCAGGCGGGCCGGTGATGCAGCTGCTGGCCAGCGGCCTGCAGCTCTGGGTGCGCCAGCAGTGCCAGGCCATTGGCAGTCTCGATATCCAGCTGCAAGGAACTGGCCTGCAACTACTGCGCGGTCGCCTGGCCGGCGTGCAACTGCTGGCCCGCCGGGTGGTCTACAAAGACCTCCACTTCGAGCTGGTGGAGCTAAGTAGCGGCCCCATCCAGGTCCACAGCGGCAACCTGCTCAAGGGCCAACCCCTGCAGCTTGAGCGGGCCTTCGAGATCCAGGGCCAGGTGAGCTTCACCGCCGACGGCCTCACCCGCTCCCTCAGCGCCCCCCAGTGGCGCGCCTTAGGCGATGGCCTCGGCGAAGCCCTGCTTGGCATCGTGCCCCTGGTGGAGCTGCGCATGTGCCGCGATAAGCTGGTGTTTGCCGCCCGGGCCCTCGGCGCTCCCGACCTGGTCGAGCTGGCCACCACCGTGCTGGCAGCTAGGGGCAGCATCGAAATTCGCTCCGTTGACGGCAACGTCAGCAGCAGGCTGCCGATGGATCCTGGCATCCACATCAGTGATGCCCGCATAGAAGCAGGCATGGTTCAGCTGATTGGCACGGCCCAGGTGAGCCCTTAGCTCTGCGCTAGCCCTGTAAAAGGGGCAACACCAGGGTTACCAGCGAGTAAACCACCGCCGGCACAAACAAATAGCTGTCGATTCGATCCAGGATCCCGCCATGGCCAGGGATGGCATCACCGGAATCCTTCAGGCCTGCATCGCGCTTCATCATCGATTCGGTGAGATCACCCACCAGGGCAAACAGGGCCACCACCGCCCCGAGCACCGCGCCGATCAGCCAGCCCCAGCTCCAGCCAATCAAGGTGCCGCCGAAAGCACCCACCGCCACCGCACAGGCCACCCCGCCCAGGGCCCCCTCCACCGTTTTGCCAGGGGAGATTGGCGAAAGCGGATGGCGCCCCAACCGGCGGCCGATCACGTAGGAGCCGATGTCGGTGGCAACGATCAAGAAGCAGGCCAGCAGGGTGAGGGCGAGCCCGGCGCTGGCGGGCCAGGGCTGGCCGGCCAGGTTGGGCGCCAGAGCGTCGCCGGCCAGGTCGCGCAGACGGATCCAGTAGCTGGGTAGAAAACCCAGGTAAAACAGCCCGAAAATTGAAGCCGCGATATCGGCGATGGTGCCGGTGACCGGCTGCAGCAGCAGCCAGCCGCAGATCACCGCCCCAGAGGCTGGCAGCACCGCTGCAGCCACATCGCCGGCAAACCAGCCCCCACCCCATAAGCCACTGCCACTGGCCAGCTGGGTGGTGACCAGCAGCAGCTGCACAGCCACCAAGGTGGTTTTGGTGGCGGGCCGAATCCCCTTGAACTGGGCCATCCGGAAAAACTCCAGCAGCCCCAAGTGCACGATCACTCCCACGGCCACCGTGAACCACCAGCCGCCAAGCATCACCACCACGAAGCCAAAGCCCCCAGCCAGCCAGCCGCTCAGAAGCCGGGGCAGGGAGGTGGCGGTGCGGGGTTTCGCTGGCTGGGGAGGGGGTATCAACACGCGGCGATCAGGAGGGCTCGGAGCTGGGTGAGCGCTCGGCAGCAATCAAAAACAGTGGTTCGGCCGCAGCCAATTTGGCCTGGCTGCCGCGCCGTTGCATGCGGTGCACGGTGGCCTGCACCACCTGGACATCGCGGGCCGCCAGCTGGCCCAAGATATCGGTGGCATCCACCAAACCCTCCAGGCTGGCGGTGCTGATCACCAAGCGCCCGCGGGGCACCAGCGCTTCCCATACCGCCAGCAGCACATCACCCAAGGGCCGTCCCACCTCCAGCAGCACCCGATCTGGGCGCGCGGGCAGCTGGCCTAGATCATCGGGCGCAGCGCCAGCGTGAATGTGCAGGTTGGTGATCCCAAAGCGGCGTCGGTTTTGCTCCAGCAACTCGATGGCATCGGGGTCGCGCTCGAGGGTATGTACCGCACCCCTGGGCATCAGCCGGGCGATTTCCAGGGCAAGGGCACCGGTGCCACCGCCCACATCCCACACCAGGGAATCGGCGCGGGGGCGCAGATGGGCCAGCAGCATCACCCTCAGCTCCATGGGGGTGGGGCTGAAGCCCGGAGCATCTTCAAAGGCACTATCCGGCAGCCCAGGGGTGACGAAATCCCACTGGTAGGTCGGCTGCTGGGAAGCTTGCCTGGAATCCATCGGCCCCCTATCCGGCCACAACCCTCACCGTATCAGCGATCTGGCCCGGCCAAAGCTGCTGCTGCTGCCGCAGCCAGGTGGCCCTAGCCAGATCGATCCGCTCGCCGGGCACCAGCAGGGGTATGCCCGGCGGGTAAGGACAAAGGGGTTCGGCGGCGATTCGTCCAGCTGCCGCCGCCAAAGCAACCACTTCCACCGCAGCGCGCCAGGCCTCAGCCAGGGGCAGCTCCGGCTCCGCTACCAGCGGCAGCGGTGGCGCGCTGAAGGGTGGCAGGGGTGCTCCCCCCAGGGCCCGCCGCAGGCGCAGCAGCTGCTGGGGCAGGCGCCACACCAGCCCAGGGGGCGGCGCCATACCCAAGCAAAAAGTGAGCGTCCCCGGTTCCGGCAACTCGGCGATCACACCCCGCTGCAGCAACCAGGCATCGGCCTCCAGCCCATTGATTCCCATGGCAGCGGTGTGCAGCACCAACCGCAGCGGATCGTCGTTGGCAACTAGGGGCAAGCCCAGTGCACGGCAGCGGCGCTGCAGGCGCTCGCCGCAACGCCATGCCGCTTGCCAGCGGCGCCGGCCCGCCGAGCTGGTGAGGTCGTCGAGGGCAGCTGCTGCGGAGGCCAGCAGCAGGGCGCTGGGGCTGGAGGTCTGCAGCCACAGCAGGGCCCGGGCCACGGCATCGCGATCAGCCCTGCCGCCCTGCAGCAGCAGGGCTGCGCTCTGGGCCAGTCCGCCGCCAGCTTTCTGGGCTGAGAGCACCACCAGATCAGCCCCAGCAGCCAAGGCCTCACCGCGGCCGTGGGCTTGGTCGACAAGCACGGGCAGCCCACGGCCGTGGGCCAATGCCACCAGGGCCGGCAGTTCGGCGCGCTGGCCCTGGTAGCTGGGCGATACCAGCACTAGGGCCGCCAGGGGACCGTCCTGCTCTGCTGCTGCAAGCACCACCTCGAGATGGGCTGGACTAGGTGGCAGCCACAGGCCGCTGGCCGGATCGAAGGGCAGGTCAAACAGCACGGGCCGCAGCTGGCCCAGCACGCAGCCGTGCAGCAGGGAGCGGTGCAGGTTGCGGGGCAGCAGCACCCTGCTGCCAGGGGGAGCCAGGGCCAGCAGGGCCGCCTGCAGCAGGCCACTGGCGCCATTAACACCAAACCAAACCGCCTCCGCTCCAAGCTGGGAGGCACAACGCCGCTGAGCCTCAGCGACGGCACCGGTATCAATCAGGGGGCCACCCTGCTCCGGCAACTCCGGCAGATCCCAGCTGCCCGGCCGCTGGCGCAGCAGGCGCCTCAGGGCAGGGGACAAACCCCGACCGCGGCCGTGGGCCGGCAGATGCAGCGGCAGGCCCATGGCAAGAGGTGTGACGTTCATAGAGTCTGCCCAGCTAGCCACTGCTGTGCCTTGACCAACGCCGAAGCTGCCAAGGAGCTGGGTTACGACCCAGGCCGGGACCTGCGCTGGTTGCTGTTGCGCCCCTGGGTGCTGATAGCCCGGCTGTTCGTGGTGATCTGGCAGCTGTCAAGCCTGGCCCTGGTGTTGGTGGTGCAGGGCAACAGCAGCAATGCCCAAGTGCAGCAACGGCTGGGAAGGCGCATTCTCACCACGCTCACGGACCTGGGCCCCTGCTTCATCAAGGTGGGCCAAGCCCTTTCCACCAGGCCCGATCTGGTGCGGCGCGACTGGCTCGAACAGCTCACCCAGCTGCAGGACAACCTGCCCGCCTATCCCCATGAAATTGCCCTGGCAACCATTGAGCAGGAATTGGGCGCCCCGGCCGACCAGTTGTTTGAGATATTCCCCGACTACCCCGTAGCAGCCGCCAGCTTGGGCCAGGTCTACAAAGCGCAGCTCGCTGATGGCCACTGGGTGGCCGTCAAGGTGCAACGCCCCAATCTGCCCACCATTTTGCGGCGGGATCTAGTGATCATCCGCCTGTTGGCTGTGCTGAGTGCGCCGCTGCTGCCGCTCAACCTGGGCTTTGGCCTCGGCGACATCATCGATGAATTCGGCTCAACTTTGTTCGAGGAGATTGATTACCGGCTCGAGGCAAACAACGCCGAACGATTTGCCGATCTGTTCGCTAGCCAGCCCGAGGTGACCGTGCCGCGGGTGGAGCGACTGCTATCCAGCCAGCGGGTGCTCACCACCCAGTGGATCAATGGCACCAAGTTGCAGGAACGCCAGGCGCTGGAGGCTCGCAACCTGGATCCCTCAGCCCTGATCCGCACTGGCGTAATCGCCGGGCTGCAGCAACTACTCGAATTTGGCTATTTCCATGCCGATCCCCATCCCGGCAACCTATTCGCCCTCTCCGGCAAAACCGGCCCCCTAGGCCATGTGGCCTACGTAGATTTCGGCATGATGGACTCAATCAGCGACAGCGATCGCCTCACCCTCACCGGGGCCGTAGTGCACCTGATCAATCGGGATTTCAGCGCCCTAGCCGCTGATTTTGTCAGTCTTGGCTTCCTCAACCCCAAGGCCGACCTCGAGCCAATCATTCCTGCCCTTGAGGAGGTGCTTGGTGGCGCATTGGGCGACAACGTGGGCTCCTTCAACTTCAAAGCCATCACCGATCGTTTTTCGGAGCTGATGTATGCCTATCCCTTCCGGGTGCCAGCTCGCTTCGCCTTGATCATTCGGGCGGTGGTGAGCCAGGAGGGCCTGGCCCTGCGGCTTGAGCCCAGCTTCAAGATAATCCGTGTTGCCTATCCCTACGTGGCCCGACGCCTACTGGCAGGCGACACCAGTGAGATGCGTGAAAAACTACTTGAGGTGCTCTTTGATCGCCATGGTCGTCTGCAGCTTGAACGGCTGGAAAATCTATTGGCAGTCGTGGAAAACGATTCCACCAATCCAGATTTGCTTCCAGTTGCAGGAGCTGGCCTAAAGCTGCTGCTGGGTCGAGAAGGCGGCAGCCTGCGGCAACGACTGCTGCTTACCCTGGTTCAGGGCGATCGACTTCACACAGATGATTTGCGCGCTTTGATGGGCTTGATGGGGCGTACTTTTTCACCACGCAAGTTGGTTAGTGGCATGCTGGCAAGGCTTACCCTGCAACCCGCTTAAACGATAGGTTTAAACGATAAGCTTAACCAACAGATAGCTCAGCCAACTTGGGGGATTGTCATCCAGCAGAAGGTGATAGCAGCACCACCTACCAGCACCACAACTAGTGGCCAGGTGTCATCGAGGCGATTCAGCTGCTGCAGCAATGCTTGTTTCTCAGCGATATCTTCAATCGATTCCATCACAGCATAACGACGCCCAATCCATAGGACCAATACAAAAGCCGCCAAGGTCACTACGTAGGCAACAACGTACACCTGATCAAGGAAGGTAAGAAAGGGTAAATCAGGCAGCTTATCGCGATAGGTTTGCTGCAGAAAAACCAAAGTAAGTAGCACCGTGACCGGAATACTGGCGCGGGCATCCTGCTCATCGGGCCGCACCTTAAATACCAATAACACCATGACCATCAACACGGAGAGTGGTAATAACAACCTCCAGAAAGACGCCCATGAAGAGGTGCCATAGGAAATCTCAAAGAGGATCTGGCTATAGTCATTTTCTTCGCCACCAAGCCCAAAATTTGTAGCGTAATGGTGCCGGTATTCAGAAATCGACCAGCCGGTATTTAGCCAGCCGATGATGCGAGCGTAGAGCCCCATGCCGCTATTGCGAATCTCCGGTATTAAGCGGAGATCTCGGTAGCCGAGCTCCCCATCTACGTCATTAGGCTCAATAACGACTGGCAGGCTGACATTCATGAAAGGATAGTGCCGAAAACTAGCCTTGTCCACATAATATCTGCCAATATAAGTGAATAATTGATAGTAGCTGCCATCGGCGAGCCGCACCGGGGTTTCGCCGACCGGCCCAAGGCTAGAATCCTTATCAGAAAGCAAGGTATTTAGCACAATAAACAAGCTGGAAATATCCCCGCCGTGAGTTTCCACATAGCGCTGCATAGGCTCCTCCCAGCGCAGCCAAACATAGCCACTGCTGGAATAGCTCGGCACCGTTAAATCAAGCTCATAATTACTAGTTGAATACACTCCCACTTCCACCTTATATTTGGCTCGCTCCAACTCAGCTCGATCCACCCTTTCCTCGCCGGTGCTGAGCTGGTCTCCCCGCATGGCGCTCCATTCCCCCAGGGCCGGCTTCTTACCGAGGGGCAGGGTGGTGAGGGCGCGGGATGCGGAGGAGAGACGCAGAGAGTCGCGGCTAAGCACTGGGCTCACATCAATGCGCCCGATGCCAACCATGGCCAGGATGGCTGCCAGAACAACGGCAACCATCGCCAGCACATTCCAAGGCCTTTGCCTGCGCTTCCCCATGCCCATCCCCTGCAGTTTGCTGAAGTTAAAGCTGAAAGCCGCTTGTGGGCCAGTAGGCACCGGAATGGCGCTGGCCCTGACGCTGACCCTGCCTGCCCTGGCATCAACAGAACTGGTGCTGGGGCAGTCGGCTCCCCTCAGTGGCCCTTCCGGCATGCTCGGCAGCGAATACCGAGAAGGGGCTCTGGCCTATTTCGCCGAAGTGAATCGCCAAGGTGGCGTGCATGGCAGGCGCCTCAAGCTGCTGAGCCTCGACGACCGCTACGACCCACCTCTGACCCTGCGCAACACCAAGCAGCTGATTGAGCGCGACAAGGTGTTTGCCTTGTTTGGTTATGTGGGCACCCCAACCGTCAAGGTTGTGTTGCCCTTGGTTGAGAAACAGAAAATTCCACTGATAGCACCACTCACCGGCGCCCAACTGCTACGACAGCCCCATCGCCCCA
Encoded here:
- a CDS encoding LmeA family phospholipid-binding protein, with translation MSSSDDKAGGPVMQLLASGLQLWVRQQCQAIGSLDIQLQGTGLQLLRGRLAGVQLLARRVVYKDLHFELVELSSGPIQVHSGNLLKGQPLQLERAFEIQGQVSFTADGLTRSLSAPQWRALGDGLGEALLGIVPLVELRMCRDKLVFAARALGAPDLVELATTVLAARGSIEIRSVDGNVSSRLPMDPGIHISDARIEAGMVQLIGTAQVSP
- the cbiT gene encoding precorrin-6Y C5,15-methyltransferase subunit CbiT, with the translated sequence MDSRQASQQPTYQWDFVTPGLPDSAFEDAPGFSPTPMELRVMLLAHLRPRADSLVWDVGGGTGALALEIARLMPRGAVHTLERDPDAIELLEQNRRRFGITNLHIHAGAAPDDLGQLPARPDRVLLEVGRPLGDVLLAVWEALVPRGRLVISTASLEGLVDATDILGQLAARDVQVVQATVHRMQRRGSQAKLAAAEPLFLIAAERSPSSEPS
- a CDS encoding phosphatidate cytidylyltransferase — encoded protein: MIPPPQPAKPRTATSLPRLLSGWLAGGFGFVVVMLGGWWFTVAVGVIVHLGLLEFFRMAQFKGIRPATKTTLVAVQLLLVTTQLASGSGLWGGGWFAGDVAAAVLPASGAVICGWLLLQPVTGTIADIAASIFGLFYLGFLPSYWIRLRDLAGDALAPNLAGQPWPASAGLALTLLACFLIVATDIGSYVIGRRLGRHPLSPISPGKTVEGALGGVACAVAVGAFGGTLIGWSWGWLIGAVLGAVVALFALVGDLTESMMKRDAGLKDSGDAIPGHGGILDRIDSYLFVPAVVYSLVTLVLPLLQG
- a CDS encoding Orn/Lys/Arg family decarboxylase; translated protein: MNVTPLAMGLPLHLPAHGRGRGLSPALRRLLRQRPGSWDLPELPEQGGPLIDTGAVAEAQRRCASQLGAEAVWFGVNGASGLLQAALLALAPPGSRVLLPRNLHRSLLHGCVLGQLRPVLFDLPFDPASGLWLPPSPAHLEVVLAAAEQDGPLAALVLVSPSYQGQRAELPALVALAHGRGLPVLVDQAHGRGEALAAGADLVVLSAQKAGGGLAQSAALLLQGGRADRDAVARALLWLQTSSPSALLLASAAAALDDLTSSAGRRRWQAAWRCGERLQRRCRALGLPLVANDDPLRLVLHTAAMGINGLEADAWLLQRGVIAELPEPGTLTFCLGMAPPPGLVWRLPQQLLRLRRALGGAPLPPFSAPPLPLVAEPELPLAEAWRAAVEVVALAAAAGRIAAEPLCPYPPGIPLLVPGERIDLARATWLRQQQQLWPGQIADTVRVVAG
- a CDS encoding ABC1 kinase family protein — protein: MGYDPGRDLRWLLLRPWVLIARLFVVIWQLSSLALVLVVQGNSSNAQVQQRLGRRILTTLTDLGPCFIKVGQALSTRPDLVRRDWLEQLTQLQDNLPAYPHEIALATIEQELGAPADQLFEIFPDYPVAAASLGQVYKAQLADGHWVAVKVQRPNLPTILRRDLVIIRLLAVLSAPLLPLNLGFGLGDIIDEFGSTLFEEIDYRLEANNAERFADLFASQPEVTVPRVERLLSSQRVLTTQWINGTKLQERQALEARNLDPSALIRTGVIAGLQQLLEFGYFHADPHPGNLFALSGKTGPLGHVAYVDFGMMDSISDSDRLTLTGAVVHLINRDFSALAADFVSLGFLNPKADLEPIIPALEEVLGGALGDNVGSFNFKAITDRFSELMYAYPFRVPARFALIIRAVVSQEGLALRLEPSFKIIRVAYPYVARRLLAGDTSEMREKLLEVLFDRHGRLQLERLENLLAVVENDSTNPDLLPVAGAGLKLLLGREGGSLRQRLLLTLVQGDRLHTDDLRALMGLMGRTFSPRKLVSGMLARLTLQPA